The DNA window TTTGACTTCGGGCATATCACTTGCCTGGAttggtttattcatctgtaaaatggagataagaataatTTACCTCACTGAAAAGTTATGAGGGACAGAATTTTAGacctcaaagggaccttagaaactgccttgtctaattaattccccaatttatggttTAAAAGTAGAATTTACCTTCCTTATCAGAGGTAGGAGCCCGGCCCGCACCATAATCATATTGGGGTTCAGTGGGGAGGTCAGGGGCCGGGTTGTGCAACGACGCTCAACCGTTTACACGGCCATGAAGAGTGCCCAGCTTTGGACACCATGACGACCCTGGGAACCAGCAGCCAGACTGTGACTGAATATGTTGTTCGAGTCCCCAAGAACAACCTCAAGAGGTACAATATCATGGCTTTCAATGCAGCTGACAAAGTCAACTTCTCCACCTGGCACCAGGCCAAGATGGAACGTGACCTGAGCAACAAGAAGATCTATCAGGAAGAAGAGATGCCAGAATCTTGGGCTGGCAGCGAGTTTAATCGAAAGCTCCGGGATGAGGCCAGGAGGAAGAAGTACGGCATCATTCTCAAGGCCTTCAAGGCTGAGGACCAGCCCTGGCTCCTCAAAGTCAATGGCAAAACAGGCAGAAGGTTCAAGGGAGTCAAGAAGGGTGGTGTGACAGAAAACACGTCCTACTACATCTTCACCCAGTGCCCTGATGGGGCCTTCGAAGCGTTCCCTGTGCACAACTGGTACAACTTCACTCCTTTGGCCCGGCACCGGACACTCACTGCAGAGGAGGCcgaggaagaatgggaaaggagGAACAAAGTCTTGAACCACTTCAGCATCATGCAGCAGAGGCAGCTGAAGGACCAGGACCAcgatgaggatgaggaagagcacaaagagaaaaagaacaggaaGAAGTCCAGTGAACTCCGGATCCATGACCTAGAGGATGACCTGGACATGAGCTCTGATGACAGCAACggcagtggggaggagggggagaaggtcCCCAAGACCAAGAAGAAGGCGGCTTCCTCCAGGGggggcaagaagaagaagaagaagggctcTGATGATGAGGCCTTTGAGGACAGTGACGATGGGGACTTTGAGGGCCAGGAGGTGGACTACATGTCTGACGGCTCCAGCAGCTCTCAGGATGAGGCAGTAGGGGGGAAACCCAAGGTGGTCCAGCAGGAGGAGGATGGCCCCAAAGGCattgatgaagaaagtgaaagcaGTGAAGAGAGTGAGGAGGACAAGCccccagaggaggaggagaaggaggaggaagataagaAGGCACCTACCCTaccagagaagaagaggaggaaaggagacagCAGTGAGGAGTCAGAGACCTCTGAGGAGAGTGACATTGACAACGAGGCATCCTCAGCCCTCTTCATGACAAAGAAGAAGACGCCCCCCAAGAGGGAACGGAGGGCCTCAGGCAGCAGCTCCAGGGGAGACAGCCGCCCAAGCACCCCCAGTGTGGACAGTGGCAGCACATCCTCCACCTTGCGGGCAGCTGCCAACAAGCTGGAGCAAGGGAAGCGCCAGACGGGACCCAGTGACACGCCTGCTGCCAAGCGCCTGAGGTTAGATGCTGGGCCCCAGAGCATCTCGGGCAAAtccaccccccagccccagtcTGGCAAATCCACGCCCAGCAGCGGTGACGTGCAGGTGACCGAGGATGCAGTGAGACGCTACCTGACCAGGAAGCCCATGACCACCAAAGACCTGCTGAAGAAGTTCCAGACCAAGAAGACAGGGCTGAGCAGTGACCAGACGGTCAACGTGCTGGCCCAGATCTTGAAGCGCCTCAACCCTGAGCGCAAGATGATCAATGACAAGATGCACTTCTCCCTCAAGGAGTGAGGCCCAGCCTGGGACACAGGACACCCCAGGACCATTcccccccctgcccctgcccccgccCGCCCCAGTGTGGGGCAGAATAAAAGTGGCTttggatttttcaaaaaaaaaaataggccaatttatctaatgaatattgatgtaaaatttttaaacaaaatattagcaaggagattacagcaaatgatcaccaggataatatactatgactgGGTAGGATTTATACCTGgcatgcagggctagttcaacattaggaaaactatcaacataactgaccacatcaataataaaactaatcaaaaatcatatgattatctcaatagaaaaagcttttgacaaaatacagcactcatttctATCAGAAACACTAGAGAATATAGGAATAAataaagtttttcttaaaatgataaggagTAAAacctaaaaccaccagcaaaCATTATAAGTGTaatagggataagttagaggcattcccaataagatcggggtgaaacagggatgtccattatcacctctgttatttaatattgtactagaaatgttcactttagcaataagagaagaaaagggaattaaaggaattagaataggcaaggaggaaagaaaactatcactctttgctgatgatatcatagtatacttagagaatcaactaaaaaactacttgaaagaattaacaactttagcaaagttgcaggatgtaaaacaaatccacataaatcatcagcatttctatacatgaccaacaaagctcagcagcaagagacagaaagagaaattccatttaaagtaaatgtagacaatataaaatacttgggagtctacctgccaagacaaacccaggaactctatgaacacaatcacaaaacacttttcacgcaaataaaatcagatctaaataattgggaaaatatcgaTTGCTCATGGATGggatgagctaatataataaaaatgataattctccctaaattaatttacttattcagtgccataccaatcagactacctaaaaattatttttagagctagaaaaaataataacagaatttatctggaagaataaaaggtcaagaatatcaagggaactaatgaaaaaaatgcacaggagggtgggctagctgtaccaaatctgaagctatactataaagcagcagtcatcaaaactatttggtattggctaaga is part of the Dromiciops gliroides isolate mDroGli1 chromosome 4, mDroGli1.pri, whole genome shotgun sequence genome and encodes:
- the LOC122752792 gene encoding general transcription factor IIF subunit 1-like; its protein translation is MTTLGTSSQTVTEYVVRVPKNNLKRYNIMAFNAADKVNFSTWHQAKMERDLSNKKIYQEEEMPESWAGSEFNRKLRDEARRKKYGIILKAFKAEDQPWLLKVNGKTGRRFKGVKKGGVTENTSYYIFTQCPDGAFEAFPVHNWYNFTPLARHRTLTAEEAEEEWERRNKVLNHFSIMQQRQLKDQDHDEDEEEHKEKKNRKKSSELRIHDLEDDLDMSSDDSNGSGEEGEKVPKTKKKAASSRGGKKKKKKGSDDEAFEDSDDGDFEGQEVDYMSDGSSSSQDEAVGGKPKVVQQEEDGPKGIDEESESSEESEEDKPPEEEEKEEEDKKAPTLPEKKRRKGDSSEESETSEESDIDNEASSALFMTKKKTPPKRERRASGSSSRGDSRPSTPSVDSGSTSSTLRAAANKLEQGKRQTGPSDTPAAKRLRLDAGPQSISGKSTPQPQSGKSTPSSGDVQVTEDAVRRYLTRKPMTTKDLLKKFQTKKTGLSSDQTVNVLAQILKRLNPERKMINDKMHFSLKE